The Naumannella cuiyingiana DNA window ATCAAGAATCTGCAGGGCCAGTTCTTCAGCGACTACAACCTGCTGGCCGCGGGCGCGCTGATCACTCTCATCCCAACGTTGATCGTCTATCTGCTCCTGCAACGCCACTTCGTCGCCGGGCTTACGCTGGGATCGAGCAAAGGATGAGAGCGATGAACCAACGCACGCGCACGATGATCGCCGCCGAGCGGCAGGCCGCGATCATGCAGACCGTACGCGAGCGACGGATCGTCCGGGTCAGCGATCTTGCCGACGACTTCGAGGTCTCCCCGATGACCATCCGCCGCGACATCGACGGGCTGCACGAGCAGGGGCTGCTGGAACGCGTGCACGGCGGCGCCCGGCTGGCCCGACACGGCGCGACGGAGGAGCCCCGGCCCGGCGAGAAGGCACGGCAGCAGCAGGCCGAGAAGGCCGCGATCGCCGAGGCGGCGCTGGCCCAGATCCAGCCGGGACAGGCCGTCGGACTGTCGGCCGGCACCACCACACTCGCGCTGGCGCGCCTGCTCGGCCGGGTCAGCGAGCTCACCGTGGTGACGAACTCGGTGCCGATCGCCGAGGCCCTGCGGCAACATGCCGGGG harbors:
- a CDS encoding DeoR/GlpR family DNA-binding transcription regulator, translated to MNQRTRTMIAAERQAAIMQTVRERRIVRVSDLADDFEVSPMTIRRDIDGLHEQGLLERVHGGARLARHGATEEPRPGEKARQQQAEKAAIAEAALAQIQPGQAVGLSAGTTTLALARLLGRVSELTVVTNSVPIAEALRQHAGASTVLTGGQRTVSDALVGPIAVSALRQLHIDLLFVGVHGIDERAGFTTPNMLEADANRAFLESARRRVVLADHSKWGLLGISSFAGLDDVDEVISDVGLDQGARALLADGVGRLTLVDPGAGEPLVLTGGDG